From one Pempheris klunzingeri isolate RE-2024b chromosome 5, fPemKlu1.hap1, whole genome shotgun sequence genomic stretch:
- the bicd1a gene encoding protein bicaudal D homolog 1, translating into MAAGAGCGESVDQYRAEVERLTQELAEANREKIRAAECGLVVLEENQALKQKYADLETDQETLRKELEQLQEAFGQAYTNQRKVAEDGETNEETLLQESACKEAYYMGRLLELQTEVTLSRSVASNAQAENERLNALVQELRESNETLELQRNRMREEIKEYKFRETRLLQDYTELEEENITLQKLVSTLKQSQVEYEGLKHEIKVLEEETVLLNSQLEDALRLKDISEGQLEEALDALKSEREQKNNLRKELAHHISLSDSVYGAGAHLALTVTGVEGLKFPEETNGTNGTNGSAIPAANGNNEDNNRRNGHVHAGTGLAKMNGEYRAGRKGEGLLPVPDLFSELNLSEMQKLKQQLLQVECEKTALLMNLQESQTQLQHTQGALTEQNDRVHRLTERVNTIKRLNGDKELDDLEESEKPDGGCSPPANGHRDPDIHGFEILECKYKVAVTEVIDLKAELKALKEKYNQAVEGQGDSHSDDRVQALSEQVTHLERSCRESRERAASLEAELRVASSTATESQGMLNAAQDELVTFSEELAQLYHHVCLCNNETPNRVMLDYYRQSRVTRSGSLKGSDDPRALLSPRLARRLAAVSAACSSESPHSPMDSPSKDAHQSETTANTADSPSCHSSPTRNPTGSPVISISPCPSPVPSEAGGDLRKEPMNIYNLNAIIRDQIKHLQRAVDRSLQLSRQRAAARELAPMLDKDKELCMEEILKLKSLLSTKREQIATLRLVLKANKQTAEVALANLKSKYENEKAMVTETMMKLRNELKALKEDAATFSSLRAMFATRCDEYVTQLDEMQRQLTAAEDEKKTLNSLLRMAIQQKLALTQRLEDLEFDHEQTHRGRGAKVPKIKSSPPKFLVDCQQPAASVPSLSPQLRRGRASLARSPKFLADLQENHVVLSSSSNLLSPCDPRNCLAQQPQPPGT; encoded by the exons gCGTTCGGCCAGGCCTACACTAACCAGCGTAAGGTGGCAGAGGATGGGGAGACCAATGAGGAGACGTTGCTGCAGGAGTCGGCCTGTAAGGAGGCCTACTACATGGGCcgtctgctggagctgcagacgGAGGTGACTCTGAGCCGTTCAGTGGCGTCCAACGCCCAGGCCGAGAACGAGAGGCTCAACGCACTCGTGCAGGAGCTGCGAGAG AGTAACGAGACACTGGAGCTACAGAGGAACAGGATGAGGGAAGAGATCAAGGAGTACAAGTTCAGAGAGACCAGGCTGCTCCAGGACTAcactgagctggaggaggagaacatcACGCTGCAGAAACTGGTGTCCACGCTCAAGCAGAGCCAG GTGGAGTACGAGGGACTGAAACATGAAATCAAGGTTTTagaggaggagactgttcttcTCAACAGTCAGCTGGAAGATGCGTTACGTCTGAAGGACATTTCTGAGGGTCAGCTGGAGGAGGCCCTGGATGCCCTCAAGAGTGAGCGCGAGCAGAAGAACAATCTGAGGAAGGAACTGGCCCACCACATCAGCTTGAGCGACAGCGTCTACGGAGCAGGGGCCCACCTGGCGCTCACCGTCACCGGCGTTGAGGGCCTCAAGTTCCCTGAGGAGACCAACGGGACCAACGGCACCAACGGCAGCGCCATCCCTGCTGCTAATGGCAACAATGAGGACAACAACCGCCGAAACGGCCACGTTCACGCAGGCACGGGACTGGCTAAGATGAATGGGGAGTACCGGGCAGGACGGAAGGGAGAAGGCCTGCTCCCTGTGCCGGACCTGTTCAGTGAGCTCAACCTGTCCGAGATGCAGAAactcaaacagcagctgctccag GTGGAGTGTGAGAAGACGGCGCTGCTCATGAACCTGCAGGAGTCACAGAcccagctgcagcacacacagggCGCCCTGACCGAGCAGAATGATCGAGTCCATCGTCTGACGGAGCGCGTCAACACCATTAAGCGTCTCAATGGAGACAAAGAGCTTGATGACCTAGAGGAGAGTGAGAAACCTGATGGCGGCTGCTCACCACCAGCCAATGGTCACCGTGATCCCGACATTCATGGGTTTGAGATCCTGGAGTGTAAGTACAAGGTGGCGGTGACGGAGGTGATCGACCTGAAAGCGGAGCTCAAGGCCCTGAAGGAGAAGTACAACCAGGCTGTGGAGGGGCAGGGAGACAGCCACAGTGACGACAGGGTCCAAGCACTGAGTGAACAG GTAACTCATTTGGAGCGTAGCTGTCGTGAGAGCCGGGAGAGGGCGGCGAGCCTGGAGGCAGAGCTTCGAGTCGCCTCAAGCACAGCCACAGAGAGCCAGGGCATGCTGAACGCAGCGCAGGATGAGCTGGTCACCTTCAGTGAGGAACTGGCGCAGCTCTACCACCACGTGTGTCTGTGCAACAATGAGACACCCAACCGCGTCATGCTGGACTACTACCGCCAGAGCCGCGTCACACGCAGCGGCAGCCTGAAAGGCTCAGACGACCCCCGGGCTTTACTCTCGCCTCGCCTGGCACGACGCCTCGCTGCGGTTTCTGCGGCCTGCTCCTCCGAGTCCCCGCACAGTCCCATGGACTCCCCATCCAAAGACGCCCATCAGAGTGAGACGACTGCCAACACAGCGGACTCTCCATCCTGTCACAGCAGTCCCACCCGCAATCCCACGGGCTCCCCAGTCATCAGCATCTCTCCTTGCCCATCTCCAGTGCCCTCAGAGGCAGGCGGGGACCTGCGGAAAGAGCCCATGAATATCTACAACCTGAACGCCATCATCAGAGACCAGATCAAACACCTCCAGAGGGCTGTTGACCGCTCACTGCAGCTGTCCAGGCAGAGGGCTGCAGCCAGGGAGCTGGCGCCTATGCTTGACAAGGACAAAGAGCTGTGCATGGAGGAGATACTCAAACTGAAGTCCCTTCTCAGTACCAAGAGAGAGCAGATAGCGACACTCAGGCTGGTGCTGAAGGCCAATAAGCAG acagcagaggtcGCACTGGCAAATTTGAAGAGCAAATACGAGAATGAAAAGGCGATGGTGACAGAGACGATGATGAAGCTGAGGAATGAGCTGAAGGCTCTGAAAGAAGATGCTGCCACCTTCTCGTCTCTCAGGGCCATGTTTGCCACAAG ATGTGATGAGTATGTTACACAGCTGGATGAGATGCAGAGGcagctcacagcagcagaggatgagAAGAAGACACTGAACTCCCTCCTCCGTATGGCCATCCAGCAGAAACTGGCCTTGACTCAACGCCTGGAGGACCTGGAGTTTGACCACGAGCAGACCCACCGTGGCCGTGGCGCTAAAGTGCCCAAGATAAAAAGCAGCCCGCCCAAA TTTCTTGTAGATTGTCAGCAGCCTGCTGCCTCAGTACCGTCACTCTCCCCTCAACTAAGGCGAGGGAGAGCCTCCCTAGCCCGCAG TCCTAAGTTTTTGGCAGACCTCCAGGAAAACCACGTTGTCCTGTCCAGCAGCAGTAACCTTCTCTCCCCCTGCGACCCTCGTAACTGTCTGGCCCAGCAACCCCAGCCCCCCGGCACCTAA